From a single Cyclobacterium marinum DSM 745 genomic region:
- a CDS encoding shikimate dehydrogenase family protein produces the protein MKKYGLIGYPLTHSFSKKYFSDKFNREGKKDCRYDLYEIPTIQDLPEIISSQDGLIGLNVTIPYKEQVIPFLDNLDPACKAIGAVNCIKLTKKGLIGYNTDYYGFKTSLTNWIGKEKPQALVLGTGGASKAVCQALKDLEISYLKVSRKPDASTKKVTSYEEILASPSLLQEYPLIINSTPLGTFPNTSAMPDLPVEHLTANNWYYDLVYNPTETAMMKAAAKMGAKTKNGIEMLHLQAEAAWDIWNK, from the coding sequence ATGAAAAAATACGGTTTAATAGGTTATCCGCTTACCCATTCGTTTTCAAAAAAGTATTTCTCTGATAAATTCAATAGAGAAGGAAAAAAAGATTGCCGGTATGATTTATATGAAATCCCAACGATCCAAGATCTACCGGAAATCATTTCCTCACAGGACGGGTTAATCGGACTTAATGTGACCATACCTTATAAAGAGCAAGTCATTCCCTTTTTGGACAATTTAGACCCTGCCTGTAAAGCCATCGGTGCAGTTAATTGCATCAAACTAACCAAAAAAGGTTTAATAGGATACAATACTGATTACTATGGATTCAAAACCTCCCTGACCAACTGGATTGGAAAGGAAAAACCCCAAGCCTTGGTATTGGGAACAGGTGGTGCATCTAAGGCTGTTTGCCAGGCCTTAAAAGATCTGGAAATCTCCTATTTAAAAGTCTCTAGAAAGCCTGATGCTTCCACCAAAAAGGTTACTAGCTACGAAGAAATCCTTGCTTCACCGAGCTTACTTCAAGAATACCCACTGATCATTAACAGCACCCCTCTGGGTACTTTCCCGAATACCTCAGCCATGCCGGATTTGCCGGTGGAGCACTTAACAGCCAATAATTGGTATTATGATTTGGTGTATAACCCCACTGAAACGGCCATGATGAAGGCTGCAGCTAAAATGGGAGCGAAAACAAAAAATGGAATAGAAATGCTCCATCTCCAAGCAGAAGCTGCTTGGGATATATGGAATAAATAA
- a CDS encoding tetratricopeptide repeat protein → MTEDFDNHSDQEKELVKRFEDSLSANLNLFFGEEELEDIIRYYHDHFKYRKALKTSEWALSKFPFSIEIKLLMAQSHIFLDEVEEGLEILENLNNISPNNEDIVLTLANAMSILDQNSDAIQLLQNFIPLAEDKAEVFYLLGNFYRIENKNREAIECLKEAVKLKINHEDALFQLAMLTDEEGSFDEILNFYQEFIDQDPYNANAWYNLGVVYNRLGKFEDAIAAYDYALLIDDTFSSAYFNLGNALMNTNQYEKALEAYLNTINCEGSNAENCCYLAASYEKLDQIDMAFKYFKKSAKLDSEYDDAWFGLGMCMIKKKKYFEAIHYFKKAIKLTAENANYWVGLADAEYELGNLQSSSEAYEEAINLEPGILETYVNLSLIYFDQNRFEEAEDVIMEGLEELPEEASLYYRLVVYMIKTGKYKEAFSILENALTLDFEKHTLLYELMPELEQQKAIYKIINQYREGFKE, encoded by the coding sequence ATGACAGAAGATTTTGATAATCATTCAGATCAAGAGAAAGAGTTGGTTAAGAGGTTTGAGGACTCACTTAGCGCTAACTTAAATTTGTTCTTCGGAGAAGAAGAGCTAGAAGATATCATTAGATATTACCATGATCATTTTAAATATAGAAAAGCATTAAAAACCAGCGAATGGGCTTTGTCTAAGTTTCCATTTTCAATTGAAATAAAATTGTTGATGGCTCAATCGCATATATTTCTCGATGAGGTTGAAGAAGGTTTAGAGATTCTTGAAAATCTAAACAATATTTCCCCCAATAACGAAGACATAGTGCTGACTTTGGCCAATGCCATGTCCATATTGGACCAGAATTCAGATGCCATTCAATTGCTACAAAACTTCATCCCCTTGGCTGAAGATAAGGCCGAGGTATTTTACCTTTTGGGTAATTTTTATAGGATTGAAAATAAAAACAGGGAGGCCATTGAATGCCTTAAAGAGGCCGTAAAGCTTAAAATCAATCATGAAGACGCCTTGTTTCAGCTGGCCATGCTTACTGACGAAGAAGGTTCATTCGATGAAATCCTGAATTTCTATCAAGAATTTATCGACCAAGACCCTTACAATGCCAACGCCTGGTATAACCTTGGAGTGGTTTATAATCGCTTGGGTAAGTTTGAGGATGCCATCGCTGCCTATGACTATGCATTATTGATTGATGACACTTTCTCCTCTGCGTACTTCAATCTCGGCAATGCCTTGATGAATACCAACCAGTATGAAAAAGCACTAGAAGCCTATCTAAATACAATCAATTGTGAAGGAAGCAATGCCGAAAATTGCTGTTATCTCGCGGCTTCTTATGAAAAGCTGGATCAAATAGACATGGCATTCAAGTATTTTAAAAAATCCGCTAAGCTGGATTCAGAATATGATGATGCGTGGTTTGGGTTAGGTATGTGTATGATCAAAAAGAAAAAATATTTTGAAGCCATACATTATTTCAAAAAGGCCATCAAATTAACTGCAGAAAATGCCAACTATTGGGTGGGGCTGGCTGATGCAGAATATGAACTGGGCAACCTACAGTCAAGTTCTGAAGCCTACGAAGAGGCCATTAACCTGGAACCCGGTATTTTAGAAACCTATGTCAACCTTTCATTGATCTACTTTGATCAAAATCGATTTGAGGAGGCGGAAGATGTAATAATGGAAGGCTTGGAAGAGCTCCCTGAGGAAGCGAGCCTGTATTACCGACTGGTAGTATACATGATTAAAACAGGTAAATACAAAGAAGCCTTTTCAATTTTGGAAAATGCATTAACTTTGGACTTTGAAAAACACACTTTGCTTTATGAGTTGATGCCTGAACTGGAACAACAAAAAGCAATCTATAAAATAATCAATCAGTATAGAGAGGGTTTTAAAGAATAA
- a CDS encoding zinc-dependent metalloprotease: MLKSKVSLLILLLVGFGLNLVSPDLAEAQRRKRKKDKQEEKDTEKKPSKSKDGFKLYGEIIKDSAQSKAGLFTVHKVDEKYYYEIPEEMLGREMLMVTTIAKTANGIGYGGERTNTQMLKWEKKDKNILLKVVSYANTAADSLPIYQAVKNSNLEPILYRFDIEAKGKDEKGWLIEVSDLFSKDIHALGLQQRRRKSYKVTRLDTDRSYIERISPYPTNIEARYVLTYAASAPPSNASTGLITVEMNSSMVLLPEEPMKQRLADRRVGWFNTRVTDYGLDAHKASQRIYLDRWRLEVKEEDIEKFKAGELVEPKKQIVYYIDPATPSQWVPYLIAGVEDWNAAFEEAGFKNAITAKEAPSPEEDPDWNPEDARYSVIRYFASNIQNAYGPHVSDPRSGEIIESDIGWYHNVMNLLRNWFFVQTAAINPDSRAIQFDDEVMGRLIRFVSSHEVGHTLGLPHNFASSYAYPVDSLRSATFTAKYGTAPSLMDYARFNYIAQPEDKGVHLFPEVGPYDKFAIAWGYKPIPDAVTPEDEQEILDQWILDKKGDPIYRYGRQGNPYDPSAQSEDLGNDAMKASDYGIQNLKRILPNLIEWTGELDKPYKDYDDLKELYGQVLTQYNRYMGHVRTNIGGVYEIYKAIGQDEPVYIHVDKAKQKEAMAFIQKELFLTQDWLIDDNITARIEDFGVLDRIRKLQVGTLNGILDWGRLGRIIENEALNGAEAYDLLEMMTDLRKGIWEELPSGKSIDVNRRSLQKAHLEKLEELMTKDASGRSASSLNASQSDIPSVARASLNVIQTEIKRAIPKTSDPMSKIHLKDCLERVNKILDPS, translated from the coding sequence ATGTTAAAGTCAAAGGTAAGCCTTCTGATTTTGCTGCTAGTCGGTTTTGGACTGAATCTTGTTTCACCGGATTTAGCAGAGGCGCAGCGACGAAAGAGAAAAAAGGACAAACAAGAAGAAAAAGATACGGAAAAGAAGCCTTCAAAATCCAAGGATGGATTTAAACTTTATGGTGAAATAATTAAAGACAGTGCCCAGAGTAAAGCAGGGCTTTTTACTGTTCATAAGGTAGATGAAAAATACTATTATGAAATTCCTGAAGAAATGCTCGGCAGGGAAATGCTTATGGTTACCACTATCGCAAAGACAGCAAATGGAATAGGTTATGGTGGTGAGCGCACCAATACCCAAATGCTCAAATGGGAAAAGAAAGACAAAAATATTCTATTGAAAGTGGTCTCTTATGCCAATACTGCAGCGGACTCCCTTCCAATTTATCAAGCGGTAAAAAATTCCAACTTGGAACCTATTTTATACCGTTTTGATATTGAAGCCAAAGGAAAAGATGAAAAGGGCTGGTTGATTGAGGTGTCAGACCTATTCTCTAAAGATATACATGCGCTTGGTTTACAACAAAGGCGCAGGAAAAGCTATAAAGTGACGCGGCTTGATACGGACAGGTCATATATAGAAAGAATCAGCCCATATCCTACCAATATTGAAGCCAGGTATGTATTGACTTATGCGGCTTCTGCTCCCCCTTCTAATGCTTCAACCGGGCTTATTACGGTGGAAATGAACAGCAGTATGGTTTTGCTCCCAGAAGAACCCATGAAGCAAAGACTCGCTGACCGTAGGGTTGGCTGGTTTAATACTAGGGTAACAGATTATGGCCTAGATGCACATAAAGCAAGTCAACGAATTTATCTGGATCGATGGAGGCTCGAAGTAAAAGAGGAGGACATAGAAAAATTTAAGGCTGGAGAACTTGTGGAGCCCAAGAAGCAAATTGTCTATTATATTGACCCGGCTACACCTTCCCAATGGGTACCCTACTTGATTGCAGGTGTGGAAGATTGGAATGCCGCTTTCGAAGAAGCCGGATTTAAGAATGCCATTACCGCCAAAGAAGCTCCTAGCCCGGAAGAGGATCCCGATTGGAATCCGGAAGATGCCAGGTATTCTGTGATTAGGTATTTTGCTTCTAATATTCAGAATGCCTATGGTCCGCATGTGTCAGATCCACGGTCAGGGGAAATTATTGAATCTGATATTGGCTGGTATCACAATGTAATGAACCTGTTGCGCAATTGGTTTTTTGTGCAAACTGCAGCAATAAACCCTGACTCTCGGGCGATACAATTTGACGATGAAGTGATGGGAAGGTTAATTAGATTTGTGTCTTCTCATGAAGTAGGGCATACCCTTGGTTTGCCGCATAACTTTGCCTCATCCTATGCTTACCCTGTAGATTCCTTGCGCTCAGCTACATTTACCGCAAAATATGGAACAGCACCTTCTCTTATGGATTATGCCCGTTTCAACTATATAGCCCAGCCTGAAGACAAAGGGGTGCATTTGTTTCCTGAGGTAGGGCCTTATGATAAGTTTGCGATTGCATGGGGGTATAAGCCTATACCTGATGCTGTTACTCCTGAAGATGAGCAGGAAATCCTAGACCAATGGATTTTAGACAAAAAAGGGGATCCTATTTATCGCTATGGAAGGCAAGGGAATCCCTATGACCCAAGTGCACAAAGTGAAGACTTGGGCAATGATGCAATGAAAGCATCGGATTATGGAATCCAAAACCTTAAACGAATCCTTCCTAACCTGATTGAATGGACGGGAGAATTGGATAAACCCTATAAAGATTATGATGACCTAAAAGAACTATATGGGCAAGTACTTACTCAGTACAACCGCTATATGGGACATGTAAGAACAAATATTGGTGGGGTTTATGAAATATATAAAGCCATAGGTCAGGATGAGCCTGTTTATATTCATGTGGATAAAGCCAAGCAAAAGGAAGCCATGGCATTCATTCAAAAGGAGCTGTTTTTGACTCAGGATTGGTTAATTGATGATAATATTACTGCTAGGATTGAGGATTTTGGGGTTCTAGATAGGATAAGGAAATTGCAAGTGGGTACCCTCAATGGGATTTTAGATTGGGGTCGTCTTGGAAGAATTATAGAGAATGAAGCCCTAAATGGAGCTGAAGCTTATGATTTGTTGGAAATGATGACTGATTTGAGAAAAGGAATTTGGGAGGAATTGCCTTCTGGAAAATCCATTGATGTCAATCGAAGAAGTCTGCAAAAGGCACATTTGGAAAAACTTGAAGAGTTGATGACCAAGGATGCAAGTGGTCGATCAGCTTCCTCTTTAAATGCCTCGCAATCGGATATTCCCTCAGTGGCACGTGCTTCGCTGAATGTAATCCAGACGGAGATCAAAAGAGCTATTCCTAAAACTTCAGACCCTATGAGCAAAATTCATTTGAAAGATTGTCTTGAGAGAGTTAATAAAATATTAGACCCTTCTTAA
- a CDS encoding DUF368 domain-containing protein — protein MNKFREKALLFLKGMGMGSADIVPGVSGGSIALVTKIYEELLASINSFDLTAIKLLAKFEVVAFWKHVNAGFLLTLFSGILTSIFAFSKVITFLIDKYPIPLWSFFCGLILISAIIILRDIKRWTIVAILMFPIGALIAYFITELPMISSPNNIWFTFAAGAIAICAMILPGISGSFLLLILGKYEFILNAVNEKDVLVLMVFALGCITGLLLFSRVISWFLKNYHALTLSFLSGFMIGSINKIWPWKKILSYRVSSSGAQKPFLTENILPHVYLAETGQEPVFLIAILAFLIGVVLVVGLERLAYNFRKE, from the coding sequence ATGAATAAGTTTCGTGAGAAGGCATTGCTTTTCTTAAAAGGCATGGGTATGGGAAGTGCCGATATTGTCCCCGGAGTTTCCGGTGGTTCAATAGCACTGGTAACAAAGATTTATGAGGAGCTTCTGGCCAGCATCAATTCCTTTGACCTTACCGCCATAAAGCTATTGGCAAAATTTGAGGTTGTGGCTTTTTGGAAACATGTAAATGCAGGTTTCCTACTGACCTTGTTTTCAGGAATCCTTACCAGTATTTTTGCTTTCTCAAAAGTTATAACTTTTTTGATTGATAAATACCCCATACCATTGTGGTCTTTTTTCTGTGGATTGATACTTATTAGTGCCATCATTATTCTTCGGGATATCAAACGATGGACCATTGTCGCTATTCTGATGTTTCCTATAGGAGCGCTCATTGCTTATTTTATCACTGAGCTTCCGATGATTTCTTCACCAAATAACATTTGGTTTACTTTCGCAGCTGGAGCCATTGCCATCTGTGCCATGATACTTCCGGGAATTTCCGGTAGTTTCTTATTGCTTATCTTGGGAAAATATGAGTTTATCCTCAACGCTGTCAATGAAAAGGATGTTTTGGTCCTGATGGTCTTTGCTTTGGGATGTATCACCGGTTTATTATTGTTTAGTAGGGTGATTTCTTGGTTTTTGAAAAACTATCACGCCCTTACCTTGTCCTTCTTGTCAGGCTTTATGATAGGATCTATCAATAAAATTTGGCCTTGGAAAAAAATCCTAAGCTATAGGGTATCTAGTTCGGGTGCTCAAAAGCCATTTTTAACAGAAAATATTTTGCCCCATGTGTACCTTGCTGAAACCGGACAGGAACCTGTCTTTCTAATCGCTATTTTGGCATTTTTAATTGGTGTTGTGCTGGTCGTTGGGCTTGAAAGACTGGCTTATAATTTTAGAAAAGAATGA
- a CDS encoding phosphosulfolactate synthase, whose product MNYILNSIPSRTQKPRNSGFTMAMDKGLSLREVEDFIEANGDYVDIVKLGWATSYVTTKLKEKIDIYRAAGIPVYFGGTLFEAFIIRDQFEDYRRLLDKYQLSFVEVSDGSITLDHDTKCEYIQTLAKDVTVLSEVGSKDAAKIIPPYKWIDQMQKELSAGAWKVIGEAREGGTVGLFRDSGEVRQGLVEEILTQVPEERIIWEAPQKEQQVWFIKLLGTNVNLGNIAPNEIIPLETLRLGLRGDTFDFFLNK is encoded by the coding sequence ATGAATTACATCCTGAACAGCATCCCATCCAGAACACAAAAGCCAAGAAATTCGGGATTTACCATGGCTATGGACAAGGGTTTAAGTCTAAGAGAAGTGGAAGACTTCATAGAAGCTAATGGAGATTACGTAGATATTGTCAAATTAGGCTGGGCCACTTCTTATGTCACTACCAAACTAAAAGAAAAAATTGATATTTATAGGGCCGCAGGCATCCCTGTTTATTTTGGAGGCACCTTATTTGAAGCTTTTATCATAAGGGATCAATTTGAAGATTATAGGCGACTTTTAGACAAGTACCAACTTTCTTTTGTAGAAGTTTCAGATGGTTCCATCACCTTGGACCATGACACAAAATGTGAATACATTCAAACCCTAGCAAAGGATGTAACTGTTCTTTCAGAAGTAGGTTCAAAAGATGCTGCCAAAATCATTCCTCCGTATAAATGGATTGACCAAATGCAAAAGGAACTTAGTGCCGGTGCATGGAAGGTAATCGGGGAAGCTAGAGAGGGAGGTACTGTAGGACTATTCAGAGATTCAGGAGAAGTAAGACAGGGGCTGGTTGAAGAAATTTTAACCCAGGTTCCGGAAGAGAGGATTATTTGGGAAGCACCACAGAAGGAGCAACAAGTTTGGTTTATCAAACTGCTGGGTACCAATGTGAATTTAGGAAATATTGCCCCCAATGAAATCATTCCATTGGAAACGCTAAGACTTGGACTAAGAGGAGATACTTTCGATTTCTTTTTAAACAAATAA
- a CDS encoding NAD(P)/FAD-dependent oxidoreductase: MNQDQITIIGGGLSGLIAAYLLAKNGKEVLLIEKKSYPFHRVCGEYISNEVRGFLIKENLFPSSFEPAEINTFRLTAVNGALAEIPLDLGGFGISRYNLDHYLYQKCEKIGVKFLLKTQVATIDYNPKKKAFDLSTNHGEKLVSPIVLAAYGKRSKIDKYLHRPYLKQRSPYIGIKHHIKIAESENIVALHNYEGGYLGINQVEHGHFNLCYLGSRAQLKAAGNIPAMEEQHLFKNPHIKAIYESAEFLWDKPEVINEISFATKSPVENQVIMIGDAAGMITPLCGNGMAIAIHTGKLAAEAILRHKKLKAIQEDYTKAWNYYFSRRLRNGRAVQRLFGAPFVSKLAVNVLKNSPFLAKKLILQTHGTPIK; the protein is encoded by the coding sequence ATGAACCAAGACCAAATTACAATCATCGGAGGAGGGCTTTCAGGGTTGATCGCTGCCTATCTCTTGGCAAAGAATGGTAAAGAGGTTCTGCTCATTGAAAAAAAGAGTTATCCTTTTCACAGGGTTTGTGGAGAATACATCTCCAATGAAGTAAGGGGTTTTCTTATCAAAGAAAATTTATTCCCATCCTCTTTTGAACCTGCCGAAATCAACACCTTTAGGTTAACTGCTGTCAATGGTGCCCTGGCTGAAATCCCTTTGGATTTGGGAGGTTTTGGTATCAGCAGATACAACTTAGACCACTATCTTTACCAAAAATGTGAGAAGATAGGGGTGAAGTTTCTTTTAAAAACACAAGTTGCAACAATAGATTACAACCCAAAAAAAAAGGCTTTCGACCTAAGTACAAATCATGGCGAAAAGTTGGTTTCTCCCATTGTATTGGCGGCATATGGCAAAAGATCAAAAATTGACAAATACCTCCATCGCCCCTATTTAAAACAGAGAAGTCCTTATATAGGAATTAAACACCACATAAAAATAGCCGAGTCTGAAAATATTGTTGCCCTTCACAATTATGAGGGAGGCTACCTGGGTATCAATCAAGTAGAGCATGGACATTTCAACCTATGCTATCTGGGAAGCAGAGCTCAGTTAAAAGCAGCGGGAAATATCCCTGCCATGGAAGAACAACATTTGTTTAAAAACCCTCATATTAAAGCGATTTACGAAAGTGCTGAATTTCTTTGGGATAAACCCGAAGTCATCAATGAGATCAGTTTTGCAACTAAATCTCCTGTAGAAAATCAGGTGATCATGATTGGCGATGCTGCCGGGATGATCACACCTTTGTGTGGCAATGGTATGGCCATAGCCATTCACACCGGAAAATTAGCAGCAGAAGCTATCTTAAGACACAAGAAACTCAAGGCTATTCAGGAAGATTATACGAAGGCTTGGAATTATTATTTCTCCAGGCGCTTGCGTAACGGCAGGGCGGTACAGCGGCTATTTGGGGCTCCTTTCGTCTCCAAATTAGCCGTCAATGTACTCAAAAACTCTCCTTTTCTGGCAAAAAAACTTATCCTCCAAACCCACGGAACTCCCATAAAATAA
- a CDS encoding tyrosine-protein phosphatase produces the protein MSIIKLFKKFNQSPKNKPLDLSWLRADMHSHLIPGIDDGSQSMEESIELISRLSGYGLKKLIITPHIMSEFFKNTPEIIGAGLEKLRMAVKEAGIDIELDAAAEYYLDEVFYEKIENKEPILSFGSNKMVLVETGFMSKPHILLDTFFKMEMLGYQPVFAHPERYIYLHQEVETLDALIDRNIPFQLNLLSLTGYYSKGVKKFAEKLIDRNLVKLAGTDCHNEKYLNAMERLPHSKYYDKLQEMDLWNKEL, from the coding sequence ATGTCTATCATTAAACTATTTAAAAAATTTAATCAATCACCAAAAAACAAACCCCTAGACCTCAGCTGGCTTAGGGCAGACATGCACAGTCACCTGATACCTGGCATAGATGACGGCTCACAAAGTATGGAAGAGTCCATAGAGCTAATTAGCAGGCTTTCAGGTTATGGGTTGAAAAAATTAATTATCACCCCACATATCATGAGTGAGTTTTTCAAAAACACCCCTGAAATCATTGGGGCAGGATTAGAAAAACTTAGAATGGCAGTAAAGGAAGCCGGAATTGACATTGAACTGGACGCTGCAGCGGAATATTACTTGGATGAAGTTTTCTACGAAAAAATTGAAAACAAAGAACCCATTCTCTCTTTTGGGAGCAATAAAATGGTACTTGTAGAAACCGGATTTATGAGTAAGCCTCACATTCTTTTGGATACTTTCTTTAAGATGGAAATGTTGGGCTACCAGCCGGTATTTGCACATCCGGAAAGATACATTTATTTACATCAAGAGGTGGAAACTCTCGATGCATTGATAGACAGAAACATTCCGTTTCAGCTTAACTTACTTTCACTGACGGGTTATTACTCAAAAGGAGTAAAAAAATTTGCCGAGAAATTAATAGACAGAAACTTGGTAAAATTGGCAGGAACAGACTGCCATAATGAAAAGTACCTCAATGCCATGGAAAGGTTACCTCATAGCAAATACTATGATAAATTACAGGAAATGGATTTGTGGAATAAAGAATTATAA
- the rfbC gene encoding dTDP-4-dehydrorhamnose 3,5-epimerase produces the protein MEIRETPIKDVYEIYPKVFKDARGYFLESYRQDSFEKKGLNTTWVQDNQSYSEAGIVRGLHFQKGEHAQAKLVRVISGKVLDVCVDLRKGSATYGKFHSVVLDEKLQNMLYVPKGFAHGFAVWEDAVFTYKCSNLYNKESEGGIIWNDKQLSIDWGVDEPLLSEKDQLWPDVEKFTEISKGGL, from the coding sequence ATGGAAATCAGGGAAACACCTATTAAAGATGTATATGAAATCTACCCAAAAGTATTTAAAGATGCAAGGGGTTATTTTTTAGAAAGTTACCGACAAGATAGTTTTGAAAAGAAGGGATTAAACACCACATGGGTCCAAGACAATCAATCCTATTCTGAAGCCGGAATTGTTCGTGGTCTCCACTTTCAAAAGGGCGAACATGCGCAAGCAAAGCTAGTAAGGGTCATTAGTGGCAAAGTCTTGGATGTTTGTGTAGACCTAAGAAAAGGCTCAGCCACCTATGGGAAATTCCATTCTGTGGTCCTTGATGAAAAATTACAAAATATGTTATATGTTCCTAAAGGTTTTGCTCATGGCTTTGCCGTCTGGGAAGATGCTGTATTTACTTATAAATGTTCTAACCTTTACAACAAAGAAAGTGAAGGTGGAATTATTTGGAATGATAAACAGTTAAGCATTGATTGGGGAGTGGATGAACCACTACTGTCAGAAAAAGACCAGTTATGGCCTGATGTTGAAAAATTCACAGAAATAAGCAAAGGAGGACTTTAA
- a CDS encoding NAD-dependent epimerase/dehydratase family protein, translated as MKKILITGITGLLGSYLAKSYAGKAQISGLKRKNSSTRLLGNLASQINWYEGEINDVELLIEACENQDLVIHAAGMVSFDESKKEALLETNTQGTACLVNAMLSSNCNKLVFISSIAALGKDASPLINEDQKWVNSPLNTPYAISKHLAELEVWRGAQEGLEVMVFNPSILLAKIGDERSSSQIYRYVLEGNRYFPIGDINYIDIRDAVSLINTLIESGTWGQRYIINKEAIPYETFFKEMAKEFKLTPPKKPLNNWMARMVINWSMLYNYFAKNKIPVTRQTIKSAQSKIRYDNQKINTITKYTYTPLTDTFKWAISIN; from the coding sequence GTGAAAAAAATATTAATTACCGGCATTACCGGATTATTGGGAAGCTATCTGGCAAAAAGCTATGCCGGAAAAGCTCAAATCTCCGGGCTCAAAAGAAAAAACAGTAGCACCCGGCTTCTGGGAAATCTCGCTTCCCAAATCAATTGGTATGAGGGTGAGATCAATGATGTGGAATTGCTTATTGAAGCCTGCGAAAATCAGGATTTAGTGATCCATGCAGCCGGTATGGTCTCATTTGATGAGTCTAAAAAAGAAGCCTTACTGGAAACAAACACCCAAGGTACGGCCTGTTTGGTCAATGCCATGCTATCTTCAAATTGCAACAAATTGGTCTTTATAAGCTCTATTGCTGCACTCGGGAAGGATGCCAGTCCGCTAATCAATGAAGATCAGAAATGGGTCAATTCACCTCTCAATACTCCCTATGCCATTTCAAAGCATCTTGCAGAACTTGAAGTTTGGCGTGGGGCACAAGAAGGACTTGAGGTAATGGTTTTCAATCCTTCAATTTTATTGGCCAAAATTGGCGATGAAAGGAGTTCCAGCCAAATCTACAGGTATGTACTGGAAGGAAACCGGTATTTTCCAATTGGAGACATTAATTATATAGACATTAGGGATGCTGTTTCCCTGATCAATACCTTGATCGAATCCGGAACTTGGGGGCAACGGTACATCATCAATAAAGAAGCCATACCTTATGAAACCTTCTTTAAAGAAATGGCCAAAGAATTTAAATTAACCCCACCCAAAAAGCCTTTGAATAATTGGATGGCCAGAATGGTAATCAACTGGTCCATGCTTTATAATTATTTTGCAAAAAATAAAATACCTGTTACACGACAGACGATTAAATCTGCTCAAAGCAAAATCAGGTATGATAACCAAAAAATTAATACAATTACAAAATATACTTATACCCCTTTAACGGACACCTTTAAATGGGCAATATCAATTAATTAA